Proteins co-encoded in one Paracoccus aestuarii genomic window:
- a CDS encoding DEAD/DEAH box helicase: MGIDHRINANIAALGLTQPTPIQAQGIPAVVEGRDVLGLAQTGTGKTAAFGLPMLTRLIKYGKKPDPKTCRALILAPTRELATQIATNIDAFAEGTPIRSFRVVGGASINVQTERLSRGVDVLIATPGRLMDLIERRAISLEATTYLVLDEADQMLDIGFIHTLRKIARMLPRERQTLMFSATMPKLMSELSDTYLTNPVKVAVNPPGQAAKKIEQGVHFTTQGDKATLLAEYMSKHTDELAMVFGRTKHGCEKLAKLLEKWGFAVAAIHGNKSQGQRERALEAFRKGETKVLVATDVAARGLDIPEVAHVYNYDLPNVPENYVHRIGRTARAGREGRAVAFCAPAELGELRAIEKAMKTTIPVIGGTAPSAAMVAAAGPAGGPQRGRGKPMEGGNKRPARRPSRAPKSRQA; this comes from the coding sequence ATGGGCATCGATCACCGCATCAACGCCAATATCGCGGCGCTTGGCCTGACGCAGCCCACGCCCATCCAGGCGCAGGGCATCCCCGCCGTGGTCGAAGGCCGCGACGTGCTGGGCCTGGCCCAGACCGGCACCGGCAAGACGGCGGCCTTCGGCCTGCCCATGCTGACCCGGTTGATCAAATACGGCAAGAAGCCCGACCCCAAGACCTGTCGCGCGCTGATCCTGGCGCCGACCCGCGAGCTGGCCACCCAGATCGCGACCAATATCGACGCCTTCGCCGAAGGCACGCCGATCCGGTCCTTCCGCGTCGTGGGCGGCGCCTCGATCAACGTACAGACCGAGCGGCTGTCGCGCGGCGTGGACGTGCTGATCGCGACGCCGGGCCGCCTGATGGACCTGATCGAGCGTCGCGCCATCAGCCTGGAGGCCACCACCTATCTGGTGCTGGACGAGGCCGACCAGATGCTGGACATCGGCTTCATCCACACCCTGCGCAAGATCGCGCGGATGCTGCCCCGTGAACGCCAGACGCTGATGTTCTCGGCCACCATGCCCAAGCTGATGTCGGAACTGTCGGACACCTATCTGACGAACCCCGTCAAGGTCGCCGTCAACCCGCCGGGCCAGGCCGCCAAGAAGATCGAACAGGGCGTGCATTTCACGACCCAAGGCGACAAGGCGACCCTGCTGGCCGAATACATGTCCAAGCATACGGACGAACTGGCGATGGTCTTCGGCCGCACCAAGCATGGCTGCGAAAAGCTGGCCAAGCTGTTGGAGAAATGGGGCTTTGCGGTCGCCGCGATCCACGGCAACAAGTCCCAAGGCCAGCGCGAGCGCGCGCTGGAGGCCTTCCGCAAGGGCGAGACCAAGGTGCTGGTCGCCACCGACGTGGCCGCCCGCGGCCTCGACATCCCGGAGGTGGCGCATGTCTACAACTACGACCTGCCCAACGTGCCGGAAAACTATGTCCACCGCATCGGCCGCACCGCGCGCGCCGGGCGCGAGGGCCGCGCCGTCGCCTTCTGCGCGCCCGCCGAGCTGGGCGAGCTGCGCGCCATCGAAAAGGCCATGAAGACCACCATCCCGGTCATCGGCGGCACCGCGCCCTCGGCCGCGATGGT
- the dtd gene encoding D-aminoacyl-tRNA deacylase has translation MRVLVQRVTEARVDVAGHTVGATGPGLMLLVCAMQGDDAAVAARMAGRVARLRIFRDDQGRMNRSLLDTGGSALVVSQFTLAADTRSGNRPGFSAAAAPDEGRALYHAFAQALADLGVAVQTGRFGADMQVTLTNDGPVTIWMDSAERG, from the coding sequence ATGAGGGTGCTGGTCCAGCGCGTCACCGAAGCCCGCGTCGATGTCGCGGGCCATACGGTCGGCGCGACCGGGCCGGGGCTGATGCTGCTGGTCTGCGCGATGCAGGGCGACGATGCGGCGGTGGCGGCGCGCATGGCCGGGCGGGTGGCCCGGCTGCGCATCTTTCGCGACGATCAGGGGCGGATGAACCGGTCCCTGCTGGATACGGGCGGATCGGCGCTGGTGGTCAGCCAGTTCACCTTGGCCGCCGACACCCGCAGCGGCAACCGCCCCGGCTTTTCCGCAGCCGCCGCCCCGGACGAGGGCCGCGCGCTTTATCACGCCTTCGCGCAGGCGCTGGCCGATCTGGGCGTCGCGGTCCAGACCGGGCGCTTCGGCGCGGACATGCAGGTCACCCTGACCAATGACGGGCCGGTGACGATCTGGATGGACAGCGCCGAGCGGGGTTGA
- a CDS encoding DUF6691 family protein, translated as MTRFLLAAMAGGLFGAGLVISGMTDPAKVRGWLDIFGDWDPTLAFVLGGAVMPMILVWRVAARRKVSVTGVPLPQMPPQRLDGRLLTGAALFGLGWGLSGLCPGPAMASLSFGGAPIWTFFAAMATGMALFGLWNRRA; from the coding sequence ATGACGCGGTTCCTGCTGGCGGCGATGGCCGGGGGACTGTTCGGGGCGGGGCTGGTGATTTCCGGCATGACCGATCCGGCCAAGGTCCGGGGCTGGCTGGACATCTTCGGCGATTGGGACCCGACGCTGGCCTTCGTGCTGGGCGGCGCGGTGATGCCGATGATCCTGGTCTGGCGGGTCGCGGCCCGGCGCAAGGTCTCGGTCACGGGGGTGCCACTGCCGCAGATGCCGCCGCAGCGTCTGGACGGGCGGCTGCTGACGGGGGCGGCGCTGTTCGGGTTGGGATGGGGTCTGTCGGGCCTCTGCCCGGGGCCGGCGATGGCGTCGCTGTCCTTCGGGGGCGCGCCGATATGGACCTTCTTCGCGGCCATGGCCACGGGGATGGCGCTGTTCGGGCTGTGGAACCGCCGCGCATGA
- a CDS encoding YeeE/YedE family protein, whose protein sequence is MNPDWIAGLIGGLMIGGAAALYLLGNGRVMGASGLLGGLIDGSGRSDRGQRLAFLAALIAVPALLVGGGVAERSEPVAGLGVLVLAGLLVGFGTRLGNGCTSGHGVCGISRFSLRGIVATMVYLATGVAAVLIARALGWSA, encoded by the coding sequence ATGAATCCCGACTGGATCGCCGGGCTGATCGGCGGATTGATGATCGGCGGCGCGGCGGCGCTGTATCTTCTTGGAAACGGGCGCGTCATGGGGGCCAGCGGGCTTCTGGGCGGGCTGATCGACGGATCGGGCCGGTCCGATCGCGGCCAGAGGCTGGCCTTTCTGGCCGCCCTGATCGCGGTGCCGGCGCTGCTGGTGGGCGGCGGCGTGGCCGAACGGTCCGAGCCTGTGGCAGGCCTTGGCGTACTGGTGCTGGCGGGGCTGCTGGTCGGGTTCGGCACGCGGCTCGGCAATGGCTGCACCTCCGGGCACGGGGTCTGCGGGATCTCGCGGTTCTCGCTGCGGGGGATCGTGGCGACGATGGTCTATCTGGCGACCGGGGTGGCGGCCGTGCTGATCGCGCGCGCGCTCGGGTGGTCGGCATGA